The Flavobacterium psychrotrophum region TAAGCGGAAGGTGTGTTGATTACCGGTGCCGGATTTACTATTATACGCAATGATTCGATACTGAAGTTTGTAGGTGTAGTATTTTCTTCTACGCGTACATACAAGACTTGAATTCCGTTAGTTACATCGGCTAAAATATTGTTATAGTTCTGAGGGAAAGGAATAGCATTTGTGTCTGCATTTGCATCTGCTAAAGTTTCATGATAGCTTATGGTATACAATGAGGGGTTAAGTCCGCCGAGTATCACTGCCGAAACCGTGGTAAGGTCAAACGTGGCTACGCCATCATTGTTCGCGTCACAAACTACAAGATCCGGTGGTGTGTTAACCTGTGGCTGGGCATAGGCCATGATGCTGAATAACAGCAGGAGTAATGTTTTTTTCATACTATTGGTGGTTTTTTACCAAATGTATGAAAAAAGAACATTGTACCTATTTTAAGTAGAGGCAAAAATTATGGTAATCTATTATGGCTTTGCCTTTAAGCAAAACATCGGCACCTATAATACCGTGCACGGGTTTTGCCTTATACTGGCGCAAAGCCTCGTTTACGTGACTCATGTCAAAAATAACGAGGCCAAAGTTTTTTGAACTCCACCTGCCCATTTTTAGCTTGTTTTTAAGAGAGGTTTGTGTTGGCATTCCGGTACCTCCGGCTCCGGCTGCCCTGGTGTCAGAATCGGCTGCCAAAAGGCTGAAATGTTGTATGCCTTCAAAGCCCACACAGCTGTTGCTTGCGCCGGTATCGAGTATAAAATTACCTTCTATGCCATTTATACGGCCTTTAATAAGCAGGTGCTGGGTGCTGCTAAGCCTGAATTTTATACGCTTATAACCCCTGGCTTTCAGGGTGTCTTGCAGGTCTTGCATTGTTAGTATGTATTATTGGGAGTGTCAAAATTACTTTAAAAAACAATATCTTAACTTCAATTACTGCGCCAAGTTTGTATTTTTGCAGCCACTTTATTTTAAAAATGATATTTACAGATACCCATACCCACATATATAGCGAAGAATTTGCACAAGATCGCGATGCCATGATGCAGCGTGCATTTGATGCAGGTGTTACACGCCTTTTTGTACCGTCTATAGACAGTACTTATACCGGTAAGATGTATAAAATGCAGGAGCAATATCCTGATAATGTTTTTTTGATGATGGGGTTGCATCCTACGCATGTTAAGGAGAATTATGAAGACGAACTTGCCTTTGTAGAGAAAGAACTTGCTGATGCCTCACGGAAGTTTTATGCCGTGGGCGAAATAGGCATCGACCTGTTTTGGGATAAAACCTTTTTGCCTCAGCAGCAGGATGCGTTTAAGCGACAAATTCAGCTTGCCAAAAAATACAAACTGCCCATAAACATACATTGCCGTGATGCGTTTGATGAAACCTTTGAAGTGCTGGAAAGCGAAAAAGGCGAAGGCCTGTTTGGTATCTTTCATTGCTTTACCGGTAATTTTGAGCAGGCTCAGGTAGCTATTAGTTATGGCATGAAGCTGGGCATAGGTGGCGTGGCAACCTTTAAGAACGGAAAGATAGACCAGTTTTTAAGAGATATTGACGTTAGTAACATTGTGCTCGAAACCGATGCGCCTTACCTGGCTCCGGTACCGCATAGGGGTAAGCGCAACGAGAGTGCTTATGTACCGTTGGTAGCCCAAAAACTATCCGAAATTTATGACCTCCCGGTAGAAGAAATAGCACGTATAACTACACAAAATGCTGCGGATATATACGGTATTTAACAAAGATTTTCGGTTTAAATCCAATAAATTTTTGTTCATTTGTAAACAGTTTAACCTTAAATAAGCACATGCCCAAATTTGATCATATCAGGCCTTTTTATGACAGCGAAGTAAATGAGGCCCTACGTAGTGTAATACACCACCCTATGATGAAGGCGCTCATGAGTTTTACATTTCCCGATGTTGAAGAAAACATATGGAAAGAACAGCTTTTAAGGACGCACTCTAAACGCGATTTCCAGGCCAATTTTATTTATAATGCCGTGCAGATGGTTTTGAAAAAAAGCTCTGAAGGGTTAACAACTTCGGGCTTCGAAAAACTGGACCAGCATACATCTTATTTATATATTTCAAACCACAGGGATATCATCCTTGACACATCATTGCTTAACGTTTCGCTTTTAGAACATGGGCTTGTAATGACGGCCAGCGCCATAGGCGATAACCTGGTTCAAAAGTCATTTCTGCAGGCGCTGTCTAAACTAAACCGCAATTTCCTGGTACAGCGCAACCTTTCTCCGCGAGAATTGCTGCAAAGCAGTAAGCTGATGAGCGAGTACATTTACCATCTTATACGCCGCGAAAACCGCAGTGTATGGATAGCCCAGCGCGAAGGCCGTACTAAAGATGGTAATGATGCCACACAACAGGGCGTGATTAAAATGCTAGCCATGGCTAATGAAGGGCAACCGCTTACTGAGTTTTTCCGTAAGGTAAAAATCGTACCGGTTTCTATTTCTTATGAATATGATCCTACCGATGCCCTTAAGATGCCAAGGCTGCTGGCCGAAGCTAATGATGAGGTATATGTAAAAGAAAAGAACGAAGATTTTACTACACTGCTTAGTGGTATTATGGGCCAGAAAAAGCGCATACATCTACATATAGGCGATGTTATAGACAGCGAACTTGATGCTATTGCAACACAGGGAGATAGCCCTAATAAGCAAATACAGTCGATTGCACAGGTTATTGATGAAGCTATTATTAAAGGTTATAAATTATGGCCTACAAATTACATAGCGTATGACCTTATGAACGGCACCACGCAGTTTGCAGATAAATATACTGAAAAAGAAAAGCAGGTTTTTGAACGGAGGTTTGAAATGCGTATTGATATTGAAAATAAAATATTGCGCGAAGGCTTCCTGGCACAATATGCAAACCCGGTAGTTAATAAATTAAAATACCAGAATGCCTAAGCCAAGGATACTATTGTTGTATACCGGTGGCACTATAGGCATGGTGAAAAATTTTGAAACCGGCGCGCTCAGGGTTTTCAACTTTAAAAAGCTGTTGCAGCGCATACCCGAATTGCGCCAGCTGGACTGCGATATAGATACCCTATCTTTTGAAAGCCCGATAGATTCCAGCGATATGGAGCCTACTAAGTGGGTAAAGATGGCAGGAATCATTCAGGATAATTACAATGATTTTGATGGTTTTGTTATCCTGCATGGCAGCGATACCATGAGCTATTCTGCATCGGCGCTCAGTTTTATGCTACAGGGCTTAACTAAGCCTGTGGTGTTTACGGGGTCGCAATTGCCTATAGGCGATTTGCGTACTGATGCCAAGGAAAACCTGATAACTGCCATACAAATAGCATCGCTTAACGAGGGTGGGCAACCTGTTATTAAAGAGGTTTGCCTTTATTTTGAATATAAACTGTATCGTGGTAACCGCACCACAAAGATAAGTGCTGAGCATTTTAATGCTTTTACATCTCCTAATTACAATGCCCTTGCCGAAAGCGGAGTGCACCTGCGTGTAAACAACGAACAGTTGTTACAACCTACAGGAGTTGATTTTAGCGTTACTACGGCTTTTAACAGTAATGTGGTTATTGTTAAAATGTTTCCCGGTATAACGGCAGCAGTACTTTCGGCCATTACTGCTATCGAAGGGTTAAAAGGAATTGTACTGGAAACGTATGGCAGCGGCAACGCACCTACCGAAGACTGGTTTATAGGCATACTGCAAAAAGCTATTGAAAAAGGCATACACATTGTAAATGTTACCCAGTGCAGTGGCGGCCGTGTAAACATGGGCCAGTATGAAACCAGTACACTGCTTAAAGAAATAGGCGTTATAAGTGGTGCCGACATTACTACCGAAGCTGCCATTACCAAGATGATGTACCTCTTAGGCCAGGAAATGCTGCCTGAACGTTTTAAACCGTTGTTTGAAACATCTCTTTGCGGAGAACTTACCCAATAATTTTGTAATCCGGTTTTTTAAACTATTTTTGCCCGAATAATTTAGAGGGGTGGCCGAGTGGTCGAAGGCGCACGCCTGGAAAGTGTGTATACTCCACAAGGGTATCGAGGGTTCGAATCCCTTCTCCTCTGCAATAAAAATGCTCCTCATCAGGAGCATTTTTGTTTATATTCTTTCTTGGCGATGGCAGCAGGTATTGTTTTAGATATATTGTAGCACGACACGAATTACAAACCTGTGCGATCATGATAAAGCGTTTATGAAAGAGCAAATTATACTATTTTTTTACTTTCATAAATGCGTCGATCCAGCCAGGCTCTCCAAAAAATCATAATAATAGCCAATACGCCAAAACCAATACCAACCCACGGAGTAATTGAAATTCCATACTTATTAATAAACCATCCACCAGTAGCAGTACCCAGCGAAACACCAAGATTTCCAAACGAAGTTTGAAGACTATTTGCAAATTCTTTTGCATCGGGAGCTGCTGATACCATATGACCAACACCAATCAGGAAACAGGGCCCATACATAATACCCCAAAAACCAACTACCATGGCTACGCTAAGTAGTGAACCACTTGTGTATTGAAATGCAAATGGGACCAGAAATGTACCACTGATGAAAAATACGGAAGTCAGGATCATATACTTTCCTAATAAACGGCCTGCCAAAAAGTTAGAAATTACACCCGTTATACCAAATAGTAAAAGCATATAGCTAACGTTCTGCGCACTCAAGCCTTTTGCTTTTGAAAGATAGTCGGCAAAATAACTGTATGAAGAAAACCAGGCTGTGATTAAGAATAGATTTACAGCAGTACCCGCAATAAATTTAGGCCTTGTAAATATGCTCAATTGGTTTTTAAAGGATTTAACTTCTTTGTTAGGCATAGGTGGGAGAAACTTATACATAATGACCAATGTTATTAAGATTACCAAACCCTGAATGATATAGCTAAGCTGCCAGG contains the following coding sequences:
- a CDS encoding 1-acyl-sn-glycerol-3-phosphate acyltransferase codes for the protein MPKFDHIRPFYDSEVNEALRSVIHHPMMKALMSFTFPDVEENIWKEQLLRTHSKRDFQANFIYNAVQMVLKKSSEGLTTSGFEKLDQHTSYLYISNHRDIILDTSLLNVSLLEHGLVMTASAIGDNLVQKSFLQALSKLNRNFLVQRNLSPRELLQSSKLMSEYIYHLIRRENRSVWIAQREGRTKDGNDATQQGVIKMLAMANEGQPLTEFFRKVKIVPVSISYEYDPTDALKMPRLLAEANDEVYVKEKNEDFTTLLSGIMGQKKRIHLHIGDVIDSELDAIATQGDSPNKQIQSIAQVIDEAIIKGYKLWPTNYIAYDLMNGTTQFADKYTEKEKQVFERRFEMRIDIENKILREGFLAQYANPVVNKLKYQNA
- a CDS encoding MFS transporter, whose protein sequence is MNLGVNKTTAYIGCLGVIGIISTEFGLIGILPQIADYYNIDIGTAGYLLSIFALSIALTGPFTVLYASKFDKKKIMMCALGLFLISNFFSIFSPPYWLLMILRILPTILHPAFFSMAIAAATKDTSPQMQMRLTSIIIGGIALAQVTLIPFTTFIASIYTWQLSYIIQGLVILITLVIMYKFLPPMPNKEVKSFKNQLSIFTRPKFIAGTAVNLFLITAWFSSYSYFADYLSKAKGLSAQNVSYMLLLFGITGVISNFLAGRLLGKYMILTSVFFISGTFLVPFAFQYTSGSLLSVAMVVGFWGIMYGPCFLIGVGHMVSAAPDAKEFANSLQTSFGNLGVSLGTATGGWFINKYGISITPWVGIGFGVLAIIMIFWRAWLDRRIYESKKIV
- a CDS encoding retropepsin-like aspartic protease, translating into MQDLQDTLKARGYKRIKFRLSSTQHLLIKGRINGIEGNFILDTGASNSCVGFEGIQHFSLLAADSDTRAAGAGGTGMPTQTSLKNKLKMGRWSSKNFGLVIFDMSHVNEALRQYKAKPVHGIIGADVLLKGKAIIDYHNFCLYLK
- a CDS encoding TatD family hydrolase; this encodes MIFTDTHTHIYSEEFAQDRDAMMQRAFDAGVTRLFVPSIDSTYTGKMYKMQEQYPDNVFLMMGLHPTHVKENYEDELAFVEKELADASRKFYAVGEIGIDLFWDKTFLPQQQDAFKRQIQLAKKYKLPINIHCRDAFDETFEVLESEKGEGLFGIFHCFTGNFEQAQVAISYGMKLGIGGVATFKNGKIDQFLRDIDVSNIVLETDAPYLAPVPHRGKRNESAYVPLVAQKLSEIYDLPVEEIARITTQNAADIYGI
- a CDS encoding asparaginase — encoded protein: MPKPRILLLYTGGTIGMVKNFETGALRVFNFKKLLQRIPELRQLDCDIDTLSFESPIDSSDMEPTKWVKMAGIIQDNYNDFDGFVILHGSDTMSYSASALSFMLQGLTKPVVFTGSQLPIGDLRTDAKENLITAIQIASLNEGGQPVIKEVCLYFEYKLYRGNRTTKISAEHFNAFTSPNYNALAESGVHLRVNNEQLLQPTGVDFSVTTAFNSNVVIVKMFPGITAAVLSAITAIEGLKGIVLETYGSGNAPTEDWFIGILQKAIEKGIHIVNVTQCSGGRVNMGQYETSTLLKEIGVISGADITTEAAITKMMYLLGQEMLPERFKPLFETSLCGELTQ